Below is a genomic region from Thermococcus sp..
CCCAGCTGGGGCTTTACATTGTAGATTGTTGCGTACTCCCTCAGCCTGCATTTGAAGACGGCCAGACAGCCACAGCTCATACAGCGCGAGGCTTCTCTCCTTGCTTTGCTTTCGTTTAACGTTTTCTCGACTTCCTCGAAGCCCCTTGCCCTCTTCTCAGGGTCGAGGAGCTTTGCCTTGACCCTTGGTCTCTTCGGTGTCTTGCGGTAGTCCTTCTCTCTTACATCTCTCCAGTGGTTGTAGGGCCTGAGGTCGAAGAGGAGTTCGTAGAGTTCTCCGTCCTCGAGGATTTCCTTGATGTGCTTCTCCGGCTCCATAAGGACTTCCCTGGCCTTCTCAAGTTTACCCTTGAGGTAGAGGTCTATCATTATCGCCGCCCTTCTTCCCGTTGCTATGCTCTCGATGACCGTTGAGGGCCCGAGAACAAGGTCCCCGCCCGCGAATACACCTAAAACATTTGTCTGGAGCGTAATCTCATCAACGACCGCCCTTCCACGCCTTGTCTCAATCCCGAGACCCCTTAGGAACTCCTCATCGGAGTGCTGGCCTATCGCCAGAATCACATTGTCGGCCTTAACGCGGAATTCCGAGCCTTCAATTGGAATCGGCTTTCTTCTTCCGCTTGAATCTGGGTCGCCGAGGCGCATCTTGATTAGCTCTACCTCCTCTACCCTTCCATCACCGACAATTCTGACGGGGTTAGTGAGGAAGAGGAACTCGATACCTTCCTCCATGGCTTCCTCCACTTCGCGCTCGTTTGCCGGCATCTCTGCCTTTGAACGGCGGTAGACAACGGTAACCTTTGCACCGAGCCTCAGGGCGGTCCTTGCGACGTCCATCGCGGTGTTCCCACCACCTACCACTATAACGCGCTCGCCGAGTTCCACTTCCTCGCCGGTGTTCACCTTTTTGAGGAACTCTATGCCGTGCGTTACCCCCTTGAGGTCCTCTCCGGGAATTCCCATCTCTCTGCTCTTCCAAGCTCCGACGGCCAAGAAAACGGCGTCGTAGTTCTCTCTCAGCTCGTCTAAGTTCACGTCCCTCCCGAGGGCTGTATTTGTCCTAATTTCTATTCCTGTCCTGATAACGGTGGCTATGTCCTTATCGAGGACGTCCCTCGGTAGTCTGTAAGCGGGAATGCCGTAGCGGGCCATCCCTCCCAGCTCGGGCATGGCCTCGAATATTGTGACCTTATGGCCCTTCAGCCTGAGGTAGTAGGCGCAGGCGAGGCCAGCAGGTCCGCCCCCAACAACTGCAATCCGCTTTCCCGTCGAAGGTGGTATTTCGGGCATCCAGGGGTTATTCTCAAGGTCGTAGTCCGCTGCGAAGCGCTTCGCAAGCCTTATCCCCACAGGCTCGTCCACGAGGTTTCTCCTGCATGCTTCCTCGCAGAAGGCCGGGCAGACCCTTCCGAGCACCGCCGGGAGGATGTACTTCTCCTTCATCAGCTTAACGGCCTCATGGTACTTGCCCATCGATATGAGCGCGAGGTAGCCCTGTATATCCGCATGAGCTGGGCAGGCATCCTGACAGGGGCCTATACAGTCCCCGTAGTGGCTCGAGAGGAGAAGCTCAAGGGCGGTTTTCCTCATCTCGATGACCTTCTCGCTAAGGGTCTCTATTCGCATTTCTTCCACAGGTTTAAGGGTGCACGCTGTTGTTATTCCCCTCTCGGTCTCAACGAGGCATAGACGACAGGAGCCGTAGGGTTCAAGCTCCCCAGTGTAGCAGAAGCCCGGAACGTGGCCAATCTCCCGCAGAAACTCTATTGGAGGCCTATCCCCCGGGGCGTCAAACTCTTTCCCATCAACGATAAGCTTTACCATATCACTCATCCCCCGTAAGGATTTCTATCGCGTTGAACCGGCAGACCTCGTAGCAGGTTCCGCACTTGATGCACTTCTCCTGGTCTATCTCGTGGGGCTTGAGCCTCTCACCGGTTATTGCCTTGACCGGGCAGAGGATTGCACACGCCCTACAACCGGTGCACCTTTCGGGAACGATGACGTACCTTATGAGGGGCTTGCAGACCTTTGCGGGGCATTTCCCTTCGATATGGGCCAAGTACTCGTCTCTGAAGTAGCGGAGCGTCGTCAAAACGGGGTTCGGGGCAGTCTGCCCGAGACCGCAGAGCGAACCGGCTTTGACTTGATGGGCGAGTCTCTCAAGCCTCTCGAGGTCCTCCTCCGTTGCCTTCCCCTCGGTGAATCTCTCGAGGATTTCGAGCATTCTCTTCGTTCCTATCCTGCAGAAGGTGCACTTTCCACAGGACTCCTTGACGGTGAAGTCGAGAAAGAACTTGGCAACGTCAACCATACACGTATCCTCGTCCATGACGACCATTCCACCGCTCCCCATTATAGCTCCCGTTGCGTTCACGCTCTCGTAGTCAACCGGCGTGTCAAATAGGCTCTCCGGGATGCAACCTCCTGAAGGCCCGCCGAGCTGGACCGCTTTAATCCTCTTTCCGGTCTTCGTTCCACCGCCTATGTCGTAGAGTATTTCCCTCAACGTCGTTCCCATCGGAACCTCAACGTTCCCGCCGTGTCTTATCTTGCCCGACAGTGCGAAGACTTTGGTACCTTTGCTCTTCTCGGTTCCGAGTGATGCGAAGGCCTTCCAGCCGTGCCTTATTATCCATGGGACGTTTGCCCACGTTTCGACGTTGTTTATGTTTGTCGGCTTTCCGAAGAGGCCCTTCTGGGATGGGTAGGGTGGTCTCGGCCTTGGCATTCCGCGTTTGCCCTCTATCGAGGCTATCAGGGCAGTCTCCTCACCGCAGACGAAGGCACCCGCTCCTTCTTTTATCTCGATGTCGAAGGAAAAGCTGGAGCCAAGAATGTTCTCTCCCAAGAACTCTCTCTCGCGGGCCTGCTTTAGGGCTATCCTCAGCCTCCTGATGGCGAGAGGATACTCGGCCCTCACGTAGATAAAGCCCTTGGTCGCTCCAATCGCGTAGGCACCAATTATCATGCCCTCGATAACGCGGTGCGGGTCGCCCTCAAGGACGTTCCTGTCCATGAACGCCCCTGGGTCACCCTCGTCGGCGTTGCAGATTACGTACTTCTCGTTACCTGGGGCTTCCCTTGTGAACTTCCACTTCAGACCGGTCGGGAAGCCCGCGCCACCCCTCCCGCGAAGTCCAGACTTCATTATGATGTCTATTATCTCCTCGGGCTCCATCCGGAGGGCCTTTTTCAGGGCCTCGTAACCTCCAACGGCGATGTATTCATCAATGTTTTCGGGATCTATGTAGCCGGAGTTCTCGAGCACTATTTTTACCTGCTTGGAAAAGTAGTTGTCAACGTCCCAAGTTTCCCTCTTACCTCTCTCCCACCAGTCGCGCTTGACTATCCACTCCTCGATGGGCTTTCCGTTAACTACGTGCTCCTCTATAATCCTTGACACCTTCTTTGGGTCAACGTGACCGTAGGTTATAATCTCGTCCTCGGCTATGATGTCAACGAGGGGCTCGCGGTAGCACATGCCTACGCAGCCGACTATCTTGAGCTTAACGTCGAGGTTTCTCTTCTCAAGCTCGGCCTTTATGACCTCATAGGTTTCCTTCGCCCCTGCCGCTATTCCGCAGGAGTTCATTCCAACGGCTATAGCCTTTACCTCAGACATCGAGCTTCTCCTCCCTGAGCTTTTTGATGAGTTTCCTGACTTTGTCGGGGGTTAGCTTTCCGAAGACCTTGTCGTTTATCATGACCACTGGTCCTAAACTACAGCAACCAAGGCAGGCAACGCGTTCAAGTGTTATCAGCCCGTCCTCCGTCGTCTGGCCTTCTTCTATGCCAAGCTCTTCCGTTATGGCCTGTGCAATAGTAATTGCCCCGTTCACGTGGCAGGCTGTTCCATGGCAGATTTTTACGATGTATTTCCCGAGGGGTTCAAAGCGG
It encodes:
- a CDS encoding NAD(P)-binding protein — its product is MVKLIVDGKEFDAPGDRPPIEFLREIGHVPGFCYTGELEPYGSCRLCLVETERGITTACTLKPVEEMRIETLSEKVIEMRKTALELLLSSHYGDCIGPCQDACPAHADIQGYLALISMGKYHEAVKLMKEKYILPAVLGRVCPAFCEEACRRNLVDEPVGIRLAKRFAADYDLENNPWMPEIPPSTGKRIAVVGGGPAGLACAYYLRLKGHKVTIFEAMPELGGMARYGIPAYRLPRDVLDKDIATVIRTGIEIRTNTALGRDVNLDELRENYDAVFLAVGAWKSREMGIPGEDLKGVTHGIEFLKKVNTGEEVELGERVIVVGGGNTAMDVARTALRLGAKVTVVYRRSKAEMPANEREVEEAMEEGIEFLFLTNPVRIVGDGRVEEVELIKMRLGDPDSSGRRKPIPIEGSEFRVKADNVILAIGQHSDEEFLRGLGIETRRGRAVVDEITLQTNVLGVFAGGDLVLGPSTVIESIATGRRAAIMIDLYLKGKLEKAREVLMEPEKHIKEILEDGELYELLFDLRPYNHWRDVREKDYRKTPKRPRVKAKLLDPEKRARGFEEVEKTLNESKARREASRCMSCGCLAVFKCRLREYATIYNVKPQLGRGEKRFEIDESHPRVTLDPNKCVLCGLCVRFTQEISGEGLIDYLFRGYNTRVGPPLGDKMADLRGSFVGELADICPVGAIMERPPLTKPGPWKTEKIRTVCNGCSFACEMAVEVYAGTLVRASSVNNSWNRYICDICRFERPWEKSLKGPLLNGRPVGWEEAKSFIEKENYALILTPDLTNEEIRALKSFAKRRDIPIGSTVSGSPSTATLDDIRNARSVLLMADPEKFPLLKILLRGKEIVEENYDLAVVEGPSKPLGVPTLVLWNGANAEGLLRAGITGIPKVERYVVVSNESVELPGDILLVPAGKWIEKSGTVTNALGIHMKVGKNGSRSPLEHFF
- the nuoE gene encoding NADH-quinone oxidoreductase subunit NuoE; this translates as MENRRYLSEYPPEPSSLIPLLQRTQERFGYLPREALEEIANYLRIPLSRVYGVATFYAQFRFEPLGKYIVKICHGTACHVNGAITIAQAITEELGIEEGQTTEDGLITLERVACLGCCSLGPVVMINDKVFGKLTPDKVRKLIKKLREEKLDV
- the nuoF gene encoding NADH-quinone oxidoreductase subunit NuoF; the encoded protein is MSEVKAIAVGMNSCGIAAGAKETYEVIKAELEKRNLDVKLKIVGCVGMCYREPLVDIIAEDEIITYGHVDPKKVSRIIEEHVVNGKPIEEWIVKRDWWERGKRETWDVDNYFSKQVKIVLENSGYIDPENIDEYIAVGGYEALKKALRMEPEEIIDIIMKSGLRGRGGAGFPTGLKWKFTREAPGNEKYVICNADEGDPGAFMDRNVLEGDPHRVIEGMIIGAYAIGATKGFIYVRAEYPLAIRRLRIALKQAREREFLGENILGSSFSFDIEIKEGAGAFVCGEETALIASIEGKRGMPRPRPPYPSQKGLFGKPTNINNVETWANVPWIIRHGWKAFASLGTEKSKGTKVFALSGKIRHGGNVEVPMGTTLREILYDIGGGTKTGKRIKAVQLGGPSGGCIPESLFDTPVDYESVNATGAIMGSGGMVVMDEDTCMVDVAKFFLDFTVKESCGKCTFCRIGTKRMLEILERFTEGKATEEDLERLERLAHQVKAGSLCGLGQTAPNPVLTTLRYFRDEYLAHIEGKCPAKVCKPLIRYVIVPERCTGCRACAILCPVKAITGERLKPHEIDQEKCIKCGTCYEVCRFNAIEILTGDE